The Symphalangus syndactylus isolate Jambi chromosome 11, NHGRI_mSymSyn1-v2.1_pri, whole genome shotgun sequence genome contains a region encoding:
- the LOC129492595 gene encoding uncharacterized protein, whose product MDAEKEAAACPTRGSQRAAAGSRRGGRAGQAAVPARGVEVLAAPEKPYLEGRARRASASTGPGVASLPPLFLVPPALVAVREPGPGGCLPGTEGQGGGGSQRHRERRATLATVGISTRRGRELASITADLPRPPCWEETTRHAAAERLQRRKRRRRRRCLPRAAAAPGDWGRRAAREERPGLQRYGGPAGPPAFACRAVWGVAGLWWHRAQHFGLLVAAELRDQRSPHSAPLLRPSEQDSWLLCTGFLTL is encoded by the exons ATGGACGCAGAGAAGGAGGCGGCGGCTTGTCCGACCCGCGGCTCCCAGCg GGCAGCGGCAGGATCAAGAAGGGGCGGGCGAGCGGGACAAGCCGCGGTGCCGGCGAGGGGCGTCGAGGTCCTCGCCGCCCCCGAGAAGCCGTACCTCGAGGGCCGCGCCCGTCGGGCCTCCGCTTCTACCGGCCCGGGGGTCGCGTCCCTGCCGCCCCTCTTCCTCGTCCCTCCGGCCCTGGTGGCGGTGAGGGAGCCCGGCCCGGGCGGCTGTCTGCCGGGAACTGAGGGACAAGGTGGCGGCGGCTCTCAGAGGCACCGCGAGAGGAGGGCTACCCTGGCTACTGTGGGGATTAGCACCCGTCGCGGCCGCGAACTGGCCTCCATCACCGCCGACCTGCCCCGGCCGCCATGTTGGGAGGAAACGACGCGTCACGCAGCGGCCGAACGGCTGCAGAGGAggaagcggcggcggcggcggcgctgcCTGCCCAGAGCTGCCGCGGCGCCGGGAGACTGGGGGCGGAGGGCGGCGCGGGAGGAGCGGCCCGGGCTGCAGCGCTACGGCGGCCCGGCGGGGCCTCCAGCGTTCGCCTGCAGGGCGGTGTGGGGCGTGGCGGGCCTCTGGTGGCACCGCGCCCAGCACTTCGGTCTCTTGGTGGCGGCCGAGCTGCGGGACCAGAGATCCCCCCACTCGGCACCCCTGCTCCGGCCGAGTGAACAGGACTCCTGGCTACTCTGCACCGGCTTTCTAACTTTGTGA